One window of Cetobacterium sp. 8H genomic DNA carries:
- a CDS encoding NADH:flavin oxidoreductase, with protein MKSIFDKTKVGTLEMKNRIIRGALWEDLADEKGHLTPELSAIYEELAQGGAGTLITGYAFVTKDEQPNPGMMGIYDDSFIEEYKKFTDKIHEYGANIIMQIVYGGFMTTFNVGERTIWGPSTIQNENTGTWAKEITKDEIKYLVKSYADAALRIQKSGFDGVEIHGGHGYLLSQFLSPYYNKREDEYGGSIENRGRIIFEIFTAMRQAVGKDFPIWIKLNSADYVKEGGLTEEDSMYVARKLSELGIDAIEVTGGNESIKEVSENNLGAARTKVIVSKSNESYFKDYAKKLAEMIDIPVILIGGNRHIDVMEEILNSSKIEYFSMSRPLTCEPNLVNIWMSGDLKKPKCVSCNKCYFTPGKRCIFNLKK; from the coding sequence ATGAAAAGTATTTTTGATAAAACAAAGGTTGGAACATTAGAAATGAAAAACAGAATAATAAGGGGGGCTCTTTGGGAAGATTTAGCAGATGAAAAAGGGCATTTAACTCCAGAACTTTCAGCTATTTATGAGGAATTAGCTCAAGGTGGAGCTGGGACTCTTATTACCGGTTATGCTTTTGTTACTAAAGATGAACAACCAAATCCTGGGATGATGGGAATTTATGATGATAGTTTTATTGAAGAATATAAAAAATTCACAGATAAAATTCATGAATATGGAGCTAATATAATAATGCAAATAGTTTATGGTGGTTTTATGACTACATTTAATGTTGGTGAGAGAACTATTTGGGGACCTTCTACTATACAAAATGAAAATACAGGAACTTGGGCTAAAGAGATTACAAAGGATGAAATAAAATATTTAGTTAAATCTTATGCTGATGCAGCATTAAGAATTCAAAAATCTGGATTTGATGGTGTTGAAATACATGGAGGACACGGTTATCTTCTTAGCCAATTTTTATCTCCATATTATAACAAAAGAGAAGATGAATATGGTGGTAGCATTGAAAATAGAGGACGAATCATATTTGAAATTTTTACTGCAATGAGACAAGCAGTAGGAAAAGACTTTCCTATTTGGATAAAGTTAAATTCAGCTGACTATGTAAAAGAGGGAGGACTTACAGAAGAGGATAGTATGTATGTAGCAAGAAAACTTTCAGAGTTAGGTATTGATGCTATAGAAGTTACTGGTGGAAATGAGTCTATAAAAGAGGTATCAGAAAATAATTTAGGTGCTGCTAGAACAAAGGTTATAGTTTCAAAATCTAATGAGTCATATTTTAAAGATTATGCTAAAAAATTAGCTGAAATGATTGACATTCCAGTTATTTTAATAGGTGGAAATAGACATATAGATGTGATGGAAGAGATTTTAAATAGTAGTAAAATTGAGTATTTTTCAATGTCTAGACCACTAACTTGTGAACCTAATTTAGTTAATATTTGGATGTCAGGAGATTTGAAAAAACCAAAATGTGTATCATGTAATAAGTGTTATTTTACACCAGGAAAAAGATGTATCTTCAATTTGAAAAAGTAG
- a CDS encoding nitroreductase family protein, translating into MNSIFYRRSIRNFIDKDVECEKIERILRAAMQAPSAHNFKPWEFIVIESEEKKTAISKLSPHATPAAKSKVSIVVLGNTKLIEKDDMWLQQDLGAAIQNMLLQIVEEGLGGVWLGFYPEMERVDKMKKYFNLPEYIIPFGVVSFGYSDEENKFIDKYDETKVNFENYSRESE; encoded by the coding sequence ATGAATTCGATTTTTTATAGAAGAAGTATTAGAAATTTTATAGATAAAGATGTTGAATGTGAAAAAATAGAAAGAATTTTAAGAGCGGCAATGCAAGCACCTTCAGCACATAACTTTAAACCTTGGGAATTTATCGTTATTGAAAGTGAAGAAAAGAAGACTGCAATTTCAAAACTGAGTCCCCATGCAACTCCTGCTGCAAAATCAAAAGTTTCGATAGTTGTTTTAGGAAATACAAAATTAATAGAAAAAGATGATATGTGGCTACAACAAGATTTAGGAGCAGCTATTCAAAATATGTTACTTCAAATTGTTGAAGAAGGTCTAGGAGGAGTTTGGCTTGGGTTTTATCCTGAAATGGAAAGAGTAGATAAAATGAAAAAATATTTTAATCTACCAGAATATATTATTCCTTTTGGAGTAGTATCTTTTGGATATTCGGACGAAGAAAATAAATTTATAGATAAATATGATGAAACAAAGGTAAATTTTGAAAATTATAGTAGAGAGAGTGAGTAA
- a CDS encoding MarR family winged helix-turn-helix transcriptional regulator: MKNNEGSILLISAINKEINFLFDNFLSELEITKTESMYLKLISNNPGITQYEIAKSRKIEKSLVTKYITNLEDKGLIEKKLLDKRKKGLYLIEDGKKAIKFIDDFLPDLQEKFKDIFTDEESQFFNTLLKKLKFRLEEVNERNL; the protein is encoded by the coding sequence ATGAAAAATAACGAAGGTTCTATACTACTAATATCCGCAATTAATAAAGAAATAAATTTTCTTTTCGACAACTTTCTCTCTGAATTAGAAATAACTAAAACTGAAAGTATGTACTTGAAATTAATTAGCAACAACCCAGGAATAACACAATATGAAATAGCCAAATCAAGAAAAATTGAGAAATCTTTAGTCACAAAATATATTACCAATTTAGAAGATAAAGGCTTAATCGAAAAAAAATTGCTTGATAAAAGAAAAAAAGGCTTATATCTAATTGAAGATGGTAAAAAAGCTATAAAATTTATTGATGATTTTCTCCCTGATCTGCAGGAAAAATTTAAAGATATTTTTACAGATGAAGAGTCACAATTTTTTAATACATTATTAAAAAAATTAAAGTTTCGCCTTGAAGAAGTCAACGAACGAAATTTATAA
- the rlmF gene encoding 23S rRNA (adenine(1618)-N(6))-methyltransferase RlmF, with product MKKEVKKGELHPNNPHKGRYNFETLVSNLPELKSFITKSPVGEETIDFSDNQAVICLNKALIKTYYNIDNWDIPAGFLCPPIPGRADYIHYIADLLSKKKAINVLDIGTGANCIYPIIGSQTYGWNYTASDIDPKSIENAQKIIDSNENLKNKVKLKLQKDKNHIFIGIIEKNDRFDLTMCNPPFHSSLEEALKANKRKVDNLNKGNKDIKKGLNFGGQKAELWCPGGERLFLKKMAKESAIFASQVYYFTSLISNKENVKPTIKVLEKLGAKCQVLEMSQGQKISRVLAWTFKKI from the coding sequence TTGAAAAAAGAAGTTAAAAAAGGGGAGTTACATCCAAATAACCCTCATAAAGGAAGATATAATTTTGAAACTTTAGTTAGTAATCTACCAGAACTAAAGTCATTTATTACAAAAAGTCCGGTTGGAGAAGAAACTATTGATTTTAGTGACAATCAAGCTGTTATATGTTTAAATAAGGCGTTAATAAAAACATACTATAATATTGATAATTGGGATATTCCAGCAGGATTTTTATGTCCACCTATACCAGGAAGAGCCGACTATATACATTATATAGCAGACCTGCTATCGAAGAAGAAGGCTATTAACGTATTAGATATAGGAACTGGTGCAAATTGTATATACCCTATTATAGGAAGTCAAACTTATGGATGGAATTATACTGCTTCAGATATAGATCCAAAATCTATTGAAAATGCACAAAAGATAATAGATTCAAATGAAAATTTAAAAAATAAAGTAAAATTGAAACTCCAAAAAGATAAAAATCATATATTTATAGGAATTATTGAAAAAAATGATAGGTTTGATCTAACTATGTGTAATCCACCTTTTCATTCTTCTCTTGAAGAGGCTTTAAAAGCAAATAAAAGGAAGGTTGATAATCTTAATAAGGGGAATAAAGACATTAAAAAGGGTTTGAATTTTGGAGGACAAAAGGCTGAACTATGGTGCCCAGGTGGGGAGCGTCTTTTCCTTAAGAAAATGGCTAAAGAGAGTGCTATTTTTGCTTCTCAAGTATATTATTTTACATCTTTAATTTCTAATAAGGAAAACGTAAAGCCTACGATAAAAGTTCTTGAAAAATTAGGTGCAAAATGTCAAGTTTTAGAGATGAGTCAAGGACAAAAAATAAGTAGAGTCTTAGCATGGACCTTTAAAAAAATATAG
- a CDS encoding HEAT repeat domain-containing protein, whose protein sequence is MEIIIKELNNELSYQVRLDAINKIKDYDLNDEKYEDLKEIIIKLALSDRVFAVKQAAFLLCQKNKLKKNNEVINLGKKNTGYSPNDIRKMFLKIKRETKMEALDLDLFKECFQTLSPKMYDVMSYEHMYFDNWIRGIYKYLSK, encoded by the coding sequence ATGGAAATAATTATAAAAGAATTAAATAATGAATTATCTTATCAAGTTAGATTAGATGCTATAAATAAAATCAAAGACTACGATTTGAATGATGAAAAGTATGAGGATCTAAAAGAGATAATAATAAAATTAGCTTTAAGTGATAGAGTATTTGCTGTAAAACAAGCTGCTTTTTTACTTTGTCAAAAAAATAAACTTAAAAAAAATAATGAGGTTATTAATTTAGGAAAAAAAAATACAGGGTATTCTCCAAATGACATCAGAAAAATGTTTTTAAAAATCAAAAGAGAAACAAAGATGGAAGCTTTAGATTTAGATCTTTTTAAAGAATGTTTCCAAACTCTTTCTCCTAAGATGTATGATGTTATGTCGTATGAGCATATGTACTTTGATAATTGGATAAGAGGTATCTATAAATACTTATCTAAGTAA
- a CDS encoding FadR/GntR family transcriptional regulator, which translates to MRDKNYNIILEYIKEKIENNTLKPGEKVETERELAEKLNLSRTTVREALKVLTAMGITNCIQGSGYYLKDDFRDSLFENFNLFFLLTGQNVSDLIDFREGIEIKAFELALINMKDEDLKKINAIFKELKNAASEEESSLIDAEFHRAIVEASHNIFFISLYNSSRLTLEKFIKNMRISILKNSNNKDILLKHHKIIYQALTEKNLDLGRTIIKEHFLLMKKNIF; encoded by the coding sequence ATGAGAGATAAAAATTACAATATAATTTTAGAATATATAAAAGAAAAAATTGAAAATAATACTCTAAAGCCTGGAGAAAAAGTTGAAACAGAAAGAGAATTAGCTGAAAAATTAAATCTTAGCAGAACTACAGTAAGAGAAGCTTTAAAAGTTTTAACTGCTATGGGAATAACAAATTGTATTCAAGGAAGCGGGTACTATTTAAAGGATGATTTCAGGGATTCTCTTTTTGAAAACTTTAATCTTTTTTTTCTTTTAACAGGTCAAAATGTATCTGATTTAATAGACTTTAGAGAAGGAATAGAGATTAAAGCTTTTGAATTGGCTCTAATTAATATGAAGGATGAAGATTTAAAAAAAATAAATGCAATATTTAAGGAGCTAAAAAATGCAGCTTCAGAAGAAGAAAGTTCTCTCATAGATGCAGAATTTCATAGAGCTATTGTAGAAGCTAGTCATAATATTTTTTTTATAAGCTTGTATAATTCATCTAGACTAACTTTAGAAAAGTTTATTAAAAATATGAGAATAAGTATTTTAAAAAATTCAAACAATAAAGATATACTTTTAAAACATCATAAAATAATCTATCAAGCTTTAACTGAAAAAAATCTTGATTTAGGAAGAACAATTATAAAAGAACATTTTTTATTGATGAAAAAAAATATTTTTTAA
- a CDS encoding electron transfer flavoprotein subunit beta/FixA family protein — MNIIVCIKQVPGSTNVNVDPITGVLIRDGVDSKINPYDLYALETALKLKEDTQGKITALTMGPPMAKDIIKEAYMMGVDEGFILSDRKFAGADVLATSYAISQGVRTVKDYDLIICGKQTTDGDTAQVGPELAEFLNIPHVANVRKIIEIKDDSILVEMDMDHTIEIQEVKFPCLITVEKGIYTPRLPSYKKKLETLNKDIPIFNLNHMEDKREEYYGLKGSPTQVERIFPPEKNSSKILWNGNSDELVEKLSDKLRELKFV, encoded by the coding sequence ATGAATATTATTGTTTGTATTAAACAAGTTCCAGGAAGTACCAATGTTAATGTTGATCCAATTACAGGAGTTTTGATTAGAGATGGAGTAGATTCTAAAATAAATCCTTATGATCTTTATGCCTTAGAAACAGCTTTAAAATTAAAAGAAGACACCCAAGGGAAAATAACAGCTTTAACTATGGGTCCACCTATGGCAAAAGATATTATAAAAGAAGCTTATATGATGGGAGTTGATGAAGGTTTTATTTTATCTGATAGAAAATTTGCAGGAGCAGATGTCTTAGCTACCTCTTATGCTATTTCTCAAGGAGTCAGAACAGTTAAAGATTATGATTTAATTATTTGTGGAAAGCAAACAACAGATGGAGATACAGCTCAAGTAGGACCAGAATTAGCTGAATTTTTAAATATACCACATGTTGCAAATGTTAGAAAAATTATAGAGATTAAAGATGATTCAATATTAGTAGAAATGGATATGGATCATACTATTGAGATTCAAGAAGTCAAATTTCCATGTTTAATTACAGTTGAAAAAGGAATTTATACTCCAAGATTACCCTCTTATAAGAAAAAACTAGAAACCTTAAATAAAGATATTCCTATTTTCAATTTAAATCATATGGAGGATAAAAGAGAGGAATATTATGGCTTAAAAGGATCTCCTACCCAAGTTGAAAGAATATTTCCACCTGAAAAAAATAGTTCTAAAATTCTTTGGAACGGTAATAGCGATGAGCTAGTTGAAAAGCTTTCAGATAAATTAAGAGAATTAAAATTTGTTTAG